A stretch of DNA from Clostridium sp. JN-9:
GAAAAAGGCAAAGTTAATATTGCCATTGAAAATCTATCTTCTTTATATTTAAATGATAAATTAAAAGAGGATTTAAATATAAATTTAAATATAAATAGCTTCCCTTCTATTGACCTTACAGATTCAATAATTAACTTGGCAATTCAGAGAAATGCAAGCGATATTCATATAGAACCTTACGAAAAATTTGCATTTATAAGATATAGAGTTGATGGAATACTCTATGAAGTGCTGAAAATACCTTTAAATATATATCCACTTTTGTGTACACGTATAAAGGTGCTGGCAAACATAAATATCAGCGAGAAAAGGCTGCCTCAGGATGGCAAAATAACATATAAGAGCAGCAAACAATTTTTTGATTTAAGAGTATCTACATTACCCACAATTCATGGTGAAAAAATTGTAATAAGAATTCTATACAAATCAAAGGATTTAATATCATTAAATAATCTAGGCTTTAGCGAAAAATCTGTTAATATAATCCGAAATATCTTAAAGTTTTCAAACGGTATAATACTGCTTACAGGACCCACAGGAAGCGGAAAATCAACAACACTATATGCTATGTTAAATGAAATTGATAAGGTGAAGAAAAACATTATAACCATTGAAGATCCTGTGGAATATACAATGGAAGGAATTAATCAGGTAAATGTAAACCCAAAGGCTAAGTTTACCTTTGCTGAGGGACTCAGGAGCATCCTGCGCCAGGATCCAGACGTAATCATGGTAGGTGAAATAAGAGACGAAGAAACTGCACAAATTGCCATAAGAGCTGCCATAACAGGGCACTTGGTTCTTTCAACTCTGCATACCAATAATGCCTTGGATTCAATTTCAAGACTTGCAGACATGAAGGTGCCTCAGTACTTAATAGGCGATGCACTTGTAGGAATAATTGCACAAAGGTTAATACGAAAGCTGTGCAGCAGCTGTAAGGAAGAATATTTACCATCCTTAGAGGAAAGAACAATGCTTGGAATTGATAGCAATACCAAGTTATTTAAAAGCAGAGGCTGTGCAAAATGTTCAAATAAGGGCTATAAGGGAAGATGCGTAGTGTATGAGATATTTACTGTAGATGATGAACAACGATATTTAATTCAAAAAGGTAAATATGGAGAAGAACTTAAAAAATCTTACTATAAAGGCAATGTACTCAGCTTAAAGGATAACTGCCTTGAGCTTATAAAAAAGGGAGTAACTTCTTATGAAGAGTACATCAGAGTAATTTATGCCAAGTAACATTTAAAGGGGAGATCTTTATTTTTCAATATAAGGCTTTAAATTGCAAAGGTGATGTAATTAGAGGACAGTATACTGGAGAAGATATTATTAACTTGAGGAAAATACTTAAAGATAATGAATATTATTTAATAAATTACAAAAA
This window harbors:
- a CDS encoding GspE/PulE family protein, with the translated sequence MIKSIDLDSVVFMGKALKSIPMDFCLKNKLIPYNIQKGTLQVAADINNKAVNIDELKFIYGGEVEIFHADPDQIINAINEVYEKGKVNIAIENLSSLYLNDKLKEDLNINLNINSFPSIDLTDSIINLAIQRNASDIHIEPYEKFAFIRYRVDGILYEVLKIPLNIYPLLCTRIKVLANINISEKRLPQDGKITYKSSKQFFDLRVSTLPTIHGEKIVIRILYKSKDLISLNNLGFSEKSVNIIRNILKFSNGIILLTGPTGSGKSTTLYAMLNEIDKVKKNIITIEDPVEYTMEGINQVNVNPKAKFTFAEGLRSILRQDPDVIMVGEIRDEETAQIAIRAAITGHLVLSTLHTNNALDSISRLADMKVPQYLIGDALVGIIAQRLIRKLCSSCKEEYLPSLEERTMLGIDSNTKLFKSRGCAKCSNKGYKGRCVVYEIFTVDDEQRYLIQKGKYGEELKKSYYKGNVLSLKDNCLELIKKGVTSYEEYIRVIYAK